The window AGGCCTCCAGCAGCAGGTCGAGATTCTTCTCCCTCGCGAGGCGGCCGATGTAGGTCACCACCAGGTCACCCGGGCCGGCGCCGATCCGATCACGATAGGCGGCGCTGCGGAACTCGGCGCTGAACACGGCGGGATCCACGCCGCGGCTCCAGATCCCGGTGTGCAGAACCCCGTGACGGTGCAGCTGCTCCTGGTAGATCCGGGAAGGACAGAGCACCCGGTCCGCCTGTCCGTAAAACCAGCGGAGATAATGCCAGCCCGCGCGAAGGGCCCAGGTGACCCCATAGCGCGCGGCGTACTGGTCGTAGTCGGTATGGGCCGAGGCCACGACCGGGAGCTGGAGCTGGCGGGCGGCCTTGACGCCGGCGAGACCGAGGGAGAACTCGGTGGCCAGGTGCACCACGTCGGGACGAAAGGCAGCGAGATCGTCGGTGACGTCCCGGAACCGGGGGAAGGCCCACTGGACATCGGGATAGAGAAACAACGGAATACTGGGGGATCGGTGCACCTCGGGGCGGTCCACCGCGCCGGCCGGCAGCGGATAGGTGGCGCTATAGACCCGGACTCGGTGGCCCCGAGTCTCCAGCGCCTCGGTCAGGCGCAGCAGCGTCACGCCGACCCCGCTGACCATCGGCCAGTAGACCTCGGAGAAGAGCGCGATGCGAAGCGGCGCCGGTGCCCTCATGAACTCAACCCTAGATGCGCCCGGCCCGGGCGACAAGGTGTCTCGGACGCGGGTCGCTAGATTCCCGGAATGAAGATTCGGGAGCCCGTAAACGCCGGAACGCACCTGCTGGGTCTGCTGCTCGCCACGGCCGGCACGGTGGCGCTCCTGCGGCTGGCCCATGGATCGTCCCAGGTGGTGGCGTTCGGCGTGTACGGTGCCAGCCTGATCCTGCTCTACGCCGCGAGCACGCTCTACCACACGCTGCCGCTTCCCGAGCCGCGGCTCCGGGCGCTCCGCACCCTGGACCACATCGCGATCTATTTTCTCATCGCCGGCACCTACACGCCGGTGGCGTTGCTCACCTTGCGGGGTCCGTGGGGGTGGGCCCTCCTGGCCGCCGCGTGGACCGTAGCCGCCGCCGGTATCCCTTTCAAGGTCTGGTTCCTGGACGCGCCGGTCTGGGTCTCCACCGGCATCTACCTCGCCATGGGCTACATGGCGCTGCTCGCGCTGGCGCCCCTGGCCGCGGCGGTTTCGATGAGCGGGCTGGCATGGCTGGCAGCTGGTGGACTGGCCTACACGGCTGGAGCGGTGATCTTCACCCGGCAACGCCCGGATCCCTTCCCCGGCGTCTTCGGCCACCACGAGATCTGGCACGTCCTGGTGCTGGTGGGGAGTGCCTGCCACTTCGCTTTCATGCTGTTCCACGTGGCCACGGCCTAGACTCACAGCCGCAAAGACAGACCGCGAGGGGCGAGGCGAACCTCACCCCTCGCGGTCACTGGGGCGGCTGGGGTCGAACCAGCAACCTCCCGGTTAACAGCCGGGCGCTCTGCCGATTGAGCTACACCCCAAGATCTTCTGACCCGAGGGACAGGCACTTTACCGCCGTGCGGCGGGGTGGGTCAAGTCCGTATCTGACATCGGGCTTCTCCTTGACCCTCGAGGCGGGCGCGACAACCTGGACCCACTTCATGAGATTCGAATTCTCCGGTGCGCCTGAGATCACGGCACCGAGGCAGCAGGTCTGGGCCAAGCTGATGGACCCGGAGTTCGTGGCCGCCTCGGCGCCGGGAGTGGAGTCGGTCGTGGCCAGCGATCCCACCCACTTCAAGGTCGTCTCTGGATTGGGCGTGGGCTCGCTCAAGATCCACTTCACCCTTGAGGTCGAGCTCTCCGATCTCGAGCCGGGGCGCCAACTCAAGATGCGGGCACGGGGGAACGCGCCGGGCTCGGCGGTCGATGTGCTCTCCCATCTTCAGTTGGAGGAAGTGGACGGGGCAACCACCCGGCTCAACTGGTCGGCCGCGTGCGAGGCGAGTGGTACGGTGGCGAGCATTGGTACACGATTGCTGGAGGGCGCGGCACGAAGGCTCACCGAGCAGTTCTGGACCGACTTCGCCCGGCGCACCAGCGCCGGAACCAGGAACGCCTGATGAGCTCTAGGGCTCGACGACCAGGAGCTCCAGCCGCTGGCGGCCGTGTGCGTCGCGGTCGATACGGCCGAGGTGGACGCCCGCCAGCGAGCTGGCGCAGGCATCCGGCGCCAGTTGGTCGGCCCGATGCGTGGTGGTGAGCCCGATGACCCTCATGCCAGCCGCGCGCGCCGCCTCCACGCCGGCTGGGGCGTCCTCGATCACCACACACTCCGAGGCGGTCACGCCGAGCGCCGTGGCCGCCAGCAGGTAGGCATCCGGGTTCGGCTTGCCTCGGGTCACGTCCTCGGCGCAGATGAGCACGGCGGGCACCGGCAGGCCCGCCCGGCGGAGCCGGGCAGTGGCTGTGGAGCGACGGCCGGAGGTGGCCACGCCCCAGGAACCGGCGGGAAGCGTGCGGAGCAGTCGCTCGGCGCCATCCAGCGGCCCCAGACCCTCCGACCCCGGGTCCTCCGTCTGCACCAGGGCACGTGCCTCGACTTCCGCATCGAGGTGCGGCGCGGCGATCCGGATGGTCTCCAGGGCGCGGCGCCCGTGGCACACGCGAAGGAACGGCTCGGCGTGGAGGCCCCGGGCGCTGGCCCATCGACGCCACTGTTGCTCCACCAGCGCGGTGGAGTCCACCAGGACGCCGTCCAGATCGAAAATGATGGCGGAAGATTCGAAGCGCTTCATGGCGGATATAATGCCTTGCAAATTCCGATCCCGTTAGACCCCCATGAACCGGCGAGATTCCGTTCAAACCGGAGCTCGAGAGATGCGAGATGTGCTGACCGATTACGATCGCCTTGCCTCCGACGGACAGCCGGTCGGCCGGGCCGTGGTGACAGGAGGAGCTCAAGAGGGTGGGCTACAGCGAGAAGCAAATCGCCCGGCTGCATGGCCCGATCGGACTCAATCTGGGCGGACGCCAGCCCGCCGAGACGGCGGCTGGCGTTGGGCGGAGCTGACTGCGGTACGCTACGATGGACCCGCCCGGCGGACCTAATCGTCGCAGACCGGGACGAGTGGCTGGTCCGAAGTCCGATTCTGGGCCCATGTGGTCGGCCGGGTGGGCACCGGACCAAACCAGATGACGCAGCTCTTCCCATCCCGGGCCGCGTGGGTGGCCCGGGCGGACCAGGACTCTTTGCCGGCGCTCAGGATCGTGAGCGTCACGCCCTTGTGCCAGAGGTACTGCAGGGCGAACGGCGCGGTGCGCCGGGCATAGAACCCCTGGACTCTGAGATAGGTGTCCTGCGACCGCGCCAGATTTCGGAGATCGACCTTCATCTGCACCGTGGGCGAGACGGCGTCGAGCGCACTGCTGGTGTCGGGCGTGGCCGTGGGTCCGCGGGTGGCCGCGGCCGCGGCACTCGGCGCCACGGGTGAGGCGGCCGGCGCGGCCCGGGGCGGGGCAGCGTCGCACACCGGCACTCCCTCTTTACCTGCCCGGCCGTACTTCGCCGTGGCCGGCGCCGCATGTTCCCGCCCGACGAAGATGACGCAGTTCCGGCCGACGAGCTCCGGATGGGTACCGGCAGCCCCCCACCCGCTTCGGGCCAGCCAGAGGAAGCGCACATCGACCCCGCCACCCGGCCTGTACCCCAGCCGACTCAGCTCCTCGGTATAGACCCCGTTCTCGCCGTAAAACGCCTCCTCGGCCGCGACCAGCCGCCGGAGGCTGCTGCGTATCTGATCGAAGCTGGATGCCTCGGCTGCCGCGTCTCCGCCAGGAGCAGAGGTCTTCCGGGATTTTGACGTGGCCGTACTGGCCGGGACATCGACCGGCGGCAGCACCGCCCGACCACCGTTGCTGTCCGATTGAGTCTTGGACAGGCTGTCGCAGGCACCCAGGGTCAGGCAGAGCCCCAGAGCGAGCATGGAGCCCGTGGTCAACCTCAACTGGGGGTTCATCGCGACCCTGGTTGCCATTCGAATTCTCCGGTATCTGTACCGATGGTCTTCTGAGATCCTATCGCGCGGTTGGACCGCGCGCTAGTCACCGCAGTCCATCCCACCTGCACCATCGGCCTTATCCTCGGTGGCGTCAGTGCCGCGGCGGACGCGGTTGGCACCATCGGGGAGCATGTCATCGGCGGTCAATTCAGCGGAACCCGGCGGAGACGGATGCATGCAGCAAGAAATTGACCAGCTCAAAGGTCGTTACATCGTCTGCGGCTGGGGCCGGGTTGGCCGGCAAGTGGTTGAAAACCTGTAACTTCGCCGAGCGCCAGCGGGTGGTGGTAGAGCCGGATGATGCGGCCTACCCCAAAAGTGAGGCGGGTCCGCCACGGACATCGTCATCAGTCTGAGCGCGCACGCCCTCAATCCCGGGCGGCTCAGCCGGAGCTCTTGGGTGATCCAGGCGACGCCATCTCCCGCGATCCCGGCAGCGCTTCCGGCGACCCCGCGCGCTCCATGACGTCCGCCGTCAGGCGATTCACCAGATCGGTTTCGGGCCCGGGCTGCGCCCGTGAGGCGGCCAGGTCGAGCCAGCTCAGCGACTCGTCGTAGGCGTGGCGCTGGAGAGCCTCCTCGCTTGCCAGCAGCGCCTGTCGGTAGGCCCGAGCGGGCTCGCCGCCCAGGTCGGCGTGGCGGGCGATCTCCCCCGCCCTCCCCAGCTCCTGTGGCGCCGTGGCTCGCTCGAGTGCCTCCGCCAGCATCCAGTGGAGCTCACGTTTCCTGCTGTCCGTGAGGCCGTCCTGCACCGCCTTTTCAATGAGCCGATGGGCACAGCGATAGACCCCGCCCTCCTCGACCACCAGCCGGCGTTCCAGCAGTGCGTCGCCCAGTGAGGCGGCGAACAGTCGTGAGATCCCGTGCACG is drawn from Gemmatimonadales bacterium and contains these coding sequences:
- a CDS encoding glycosyltransferase family 1 protein, with product MRAPAPLRIALFSEVYWPMVSGVGVTLLRLTEALETRGHRVRVYSATYPLPAGAVDRPEVHRSPSIPLFLYPDVQWAFPRFRDVTDDLAAFRPDVVHLATEFSLGLAGVKAARQLQLPVVASAHTDYDQYAARYGVTWALRAGWHYLRWFYGQADRVLCPSRIYQEQLHRHGVLHTGIWSRGVDPAVFSAEFRSAAYRDRIGAGPGDLVVTYIGRLAREKNLDLLLEAWDQLAPERGTAQLVLVGRGPLEEELRRRETPGLHVLGLLHGRDLSEAYASADVFAFPSTTETFGNSLLEAMSSGLPSLVAAAGGVLEFVRHGENAWLVEPESAPAIAEGLGRLLADAALRRRVSQGALRTAQARDWSAVYQALIEQYRDAVERKGATRAA
- a CDS encoding hemolysin III family protein encodes the protein MKIREPVNAGTHLLGLLLATAGTVALLRLAHGSSQVVAFGVYGASLILLYAASTLYHTLPLPEPRLRALRTLDHIAIYFLIAGTYTPVALLTLRGPWGWALLAAAWTVAAAGIPFKVWFLDAPVWVSTGIYLAMGYMALLALAPLAAAVSMSGLAWLAAGGLAYTAGAVIFTRQRPDPFPGVFGHHEIWHVLVLVGSACHFAFMLFHVATA
- a CDS encoding carbon monoxide dehydrogenase subunit G; its protein translation is MRFEFSGAPEITAPRQQVWAKLMDPEFVAASAPGVESVVASDPTHFKVVSGLGVGSLKIHFTLEVELSDLEPGRQLKMRARGNAPGSAVDVLSHLQLEEVDGATTRLNWSAACEASGTVASIGTRLLEGAARRLTEQFWTDFARRTSAGTRNA
- a CDS encoding HAD-IA family hydrolase; the encoded protein is MKRFESSAIIFDLDGVLVDSTALVEQQWRRWASARGLHAEPFLRVCHGRRALETIRIAAPHLDAEVEARALVQTEDPGSEGLGPLDGAERLLRTLPAGSWGVATSGRRSTATARLRRAGLPVPAVLICAEDVTRGKPNPDAYLLAATALGVTASECVVIEDAPAGVEAARAAGMRVIGLTTTHRADQLAPDACASSLAGVHLGRIDRDAHGRQRLELLVVEP